Proteins co-encoded in one Actinomadura luteofluorescens genomic window:
- a CDS encoding LysR family transcriptional regulator codes for MTLIQLLYFVSAVEAGSFSAAAERLRLATPSVSEQIRRLERHVGTALFERGRVLQLTDAGQALLPQARATLRAAEEAERAVADVRGLTGGLANFGLFRNADYYLVGPLVETFLREHPRVRLRLPGQNSAEVADAVRAGRLEAGLVVLPVDDESLAVTSIMRDEVRYVSADPRRTRGPVPLERLARGRLILYDAAWAGVDPTRRQLATRMQARGLTVAPYVEVERVEGALELVRRGLGDTIVASTVLRTRGAGLHSASLEEPLHDEIAVIQRRGARLSAATDEFIRLARAHLHRLAQDDPHARILGPRN; via the coding sequence ATGACGCTGATCCAGTTGCTGTACTTCGTCTCCGCGGTGGAGGCCGGCTCGTTCTCCGCCGCGGCCGAGCGGCTGCGGCTGGCGACCCCGTCGGTCTCGGAGCAGATCCGGCGGCTGGAGCGGCATGTGGGCACGGCCCTGTTCGAGCGCGGGCGCGTGCTGCAGCTCACCGATGCCGGCCAGGCGCTGCTTCCCCAGGCCCGTGCGACCCTGCGGGCGGCCGAGGAAGCCGAGCGGGCGGTGGCCGACGTCCGCGGCCTCACAGGCGGCCTCGCGAACTTCGGCCTGTTCCGCAACGCGGACTACTACCTGGTCGGCCCGCTCGTCGAGACCTTCCTGCGGGAGCATCCGCGGGTGCGCCTCCGGCTCCCGGGGCAGAACAGCGCCGAGGTCGCCGACGCCGTCCGCGCCGGACGCCTGGAGGCGGGCCTGGTCGTCCTGCCGGTCGATGACGAGAGCCTGGCCGTCACCTCGATCATGAGGGACGAGGTGCGCTACGTCAGCGCCGATCCGCGGCGGACCCGCGGGCCGGTGCCGCTGGAACGGCTGGCCCGGGGAAGGCTGATCCTCTACGACGCGGCATGGGCCGGCGTGGACCCGACCCGGCGGCAGCTGGCGACGCGGATGCAGGCTCGCGGCCTGACCGTGGCCCCGTACGTCGAGGTCGAACGGGTCGAGGGGGCGCTCGAGCTCGTCCGGCGGGGGCTCGGCGACACCATCGTGGCGAGCACCGTGCTGCGCACGCGCGGGGCCGGCCTCCACAGCGCCTCCCTGGAGGAACCGCTGCACGACGAGATCGCGGTGATCCAGCGGCGCGGCGCGCGCCTGTCGGCCGCGACCGACGAGTTCATCCGGCTCGCCCGCGCCCATCTGCACCGTCTCGCGCAGGACGACCCGCACGCCCGGATCCTCGGCCCGCGGAACTGA
- a CDS encoding ATP-binding cassette domain-containing protein: MRSQMADPLLQARGIGKSYGHVEVLRGVDFTVARGEVTALIGDNGAGKSTLVKILSGALGPDAGEILLDGERVSFGSPESAHDMGIETVYQDLALAPELGSAENVFAGRELLKPGLLGRLGVLDRKTMRDRARKAFVDMGTDVKDIEAPVAALSGGQRQSVAICRSVMWADKVIFMDEPTAALGVRQTGKVLELIRRVADKGIAVVLISHNMPEVLQVADSVQVLRLGRRVAEYRAAEATVEQLVGAMTGALEGKAA, translated from the coding sequence GTGAGATCACAGATGGCGGACCCGCTACTCCAGGCCCGCGGCATCGGCAAGAGCTACGGGCACGTCGAGGTGCTCCGGGGAGTCGACTTCACCGTCGCACGCGGCGAGGTGACGGCCCTGATCGGGGACAACGGAGCCGGCAAGAGCACCCTGGTCAAGATCCTTTCGGGCGCGCTCGGCCCGGACGCGGGCGAGATCCTGCTGGACGGCGAGCGGGTCTCCTTCGGCTCGCCGGAGAGCGCCCATGACATGGGCATCGAGACCGTCTACCAGGACCTCGCCCTCGCTCCGGAACTCGGCTCGGCGGAGAACGTCTTCGCCGGGCGGGAGCTGCTCAAGCCCGGGCTCCTCGGACGTCTCGGCGTCCTCGACCGCAAGACCATGCGGGACCGGGCCCGGAAGGCGTTCGTCGACATGGGCACCGACGTCAAGGACATCGAGGCCCCGGTCGCCGCGCTGTCGGGCGGCCAGCGGCAGAGCGTCGCCATCTGCCGGTCGGTCATGTGGGCCGACAAGGTGATCTTCATGGACGAGCCGACCGCGGCCCTCGGCGTCCGGCAGACCGGCAAGGTCCTGGAGCTGATCCGGCGGGTCGCGGACAAGGGCATCGCGGTCGTGCTGATCAGCCACAACATGCCCGAGGTGCTGCAGGTCGCCGACAGCGTGCAGGTGCTGCGGCTCGGCCGCCGCGTCGCCGAGTACCGGGCGGCGGAGGCGACCGTGGAACAGCTGGTCGGCGCGATGACCGGCGCTCTGGAAGGGAAGGCCGCATGA
- a CDS encoding ABC transporter permease, translating into MTETPASATSAKVADEANAAAAGGPDDASGTLKIAYRSPLRKFLSTSPAYMGLVLALLVLLFSVLRPEAFPTTATGRNISLDISVLLVMAVGMTYVMVAGGFDLSIGSVLVFSGVVMAKTMSAIGGDGAAVVVAGMAASVLAGIAWGVLNGVCIALLKVPALITTLGTMGAALGASQIMTGGNDVTTVPDALLKITTSRPLGFSWLVYVAAVVALVGGLILAFTRFGRHTYLVGSNEESARRAGINVNRHLIKLYAVSGGLAGVAGAMSLTRFATTTISGHATDALQVITGVVLGGTSLFGGIGTILGTVVGIFIPAVLQNGFVVTHVQPYWQQVVIGFVLIAAVYVDHLKRARRDRS; encoded by the coding sequence ATGACCGAGACCCCCGCATCGGCCACCTCGGCGAAGGTCGCGGACGAGGCGAACGCGGCGGCCGCCGGAGGGCCGGACGACGCGAGCGGCACCCTGAAGATCGCCTACCGGTCCCCGCTGCGCAAGTTCCTGTCCACCTCGCCGGCCTACATGGGCCTGGTGCTCGCGCTGCTCGTCCTGCTGTTCTCGGTGCTGCGGCCGGAGGCGTTCCCCACCACCGCGACCGGCCGCAACATCTCGCTGGACATCTCGGTGCTGCTGGTCATGGCCGTCGGCATGACGTACGTCATGGTGGCGGGCGGCTTCGACCTGTCGATCGGGTCGGTGCTGGTGTTCTCCGGCGTGGTGATGGCGAAGACGATGTCCGCGATCGGCGGCGACGGCGCGGCCGTGGTGGTCGCGGGCATGGCGGCGTCGGTACTCGCCGGCATCGCCTGGGGGGTGCTGAACGGCGTGTGCATCGCGCTGCTGAAGGTCCCCGCGCTGATCACCACGCTCGGCACCATGGGCGCGGCCCTCGGCGCGTCCCAGATCATGACGGGCGGCAACGACGTCACCACCGTGCCGGACGCGCTGCTGAAGATCACCACGTCCCGGCCGCTCGGCTTCAGCTGGCTGGTCTACGTCGCGGCGGTCGTCGCGCTGGTCGGCGGCCTCATCCTGGCCTTCACCCGGTTCGGCCGCCACACCTACCTCGTCGGCTCCAACGAGGAGTCGGCCCGCCGCGCCGGCATCAACGTGAACCGGCACCTGATCAAGCTGTACGCCGTCAGCGGCGGCCTCGCCGGGGTGGCGGGCGCGATGTCGCTCACCCGCTTCGCCACCACCACGATCTCCGGCCACGCCACCGACGCGCTCCAGGTCATCACCGGGGTCGTGCTCGGCGGGACGAGCCTGTTCGGCGGGATCGGCACCATCCTCGGCACCGTCGTCGGCATCTTCATCCCCGCCGTCCTGCAGAACGGCTTCGTCGTCACCCACGTCCAGCCCTACTGGCAGCAGGTCGTCATCGGCTTCGTGCTGATCGCGGCCGTCTACGTCGATCACCTCAAGCGCGCCCGGCGCGATCGCAGCTAG
- a CDS encoding ABC transporter substrate-binding protein codes for MRYSTAMRLSAAAGVAALALTACGSGSGSDAGQKRIVYVPAVTGIPFYNTVACGAQEKAKELGAKLDVQGPPEFDPAKQSAIVNALVADKPDAIMISVADSKALIPPLKLAKAAGIKIIGVDGDVDDRSIMTTNIISNNIKGGALAADEMAKATGGKGEIMGLNNDPGNPLGEARAKGFTDQLKKYPGMKYLGTQYSKNETAKASSIASSASSSNPRLTGIYAMSTTNSEGAVTGLRESGRTGKVKLIGFDISGPIETALNGKQMDGTIVQHPYQEGQIGVQSALDAVAGKPVPRDQNSDLVFATPANLSTPEVQKYVYKKECGK; via the coding sequence ATGAGATACAGCACCGCGATGCGGCTGTCCGCCGCGGCCGGCGTGGCCGCCCTGGCCCTCACCGCCTGCGGCTCCGGGTCGGGCTCGGACGCCGGTCAGAAGCGGATCGTCTACGTCCCGGCCGTGACCGGCATCCCCTTCTACAACACCGTCGCGTGCGGGGCGCAGGAGAAGGCGAAGGAGCTCGGCGCCAAGCTGGACGTGCAGGGGCCGCCGGAGTTCGACCCCGCGAAGCAGTCGGCGATCGTCAACGCGCTGGTGGCCGACAAGCCGGACGCGATCATGATCTCGGTGGCCGACTCCAAGGCGCTGATCCCGCCGCTCAAGCTCGCCAAGGCCGCCGGGATCAAGATCATCGGCGTGGACGGCGACGTGGACGACCGCTCGATCATGACGACCAACATCATTTCGAACAACATCAAGGGCGGCGCGCTCGCCGCGGACGAGATGGCCAAGGCCACCGGCGGCAAGGGCGAGATCATGGGGTTGAACAACGACCCCGGCAACCCGCTCGGCGAGGCGCGCGCCAAGGGGTTCACCGACCAGTTGAAGAAGTACCCGGGGATGAAGTACCTCGGCACCCAGTACAGCAAGAACGAGACCGCCAAGGCGTCCTCGATCGCCTCCAGCGCCAGCTCGTCGAACCCGAGGCTCACCGGCATCTACGCCATGTCGACCACCAACTCGGAGGGCGCCGTCACCGGCCTGCGTGAATCGGGCCGGACGGGGAAGGTCAAGCTGATCGGCTTCGACATCTCCGGACCCATCGAGACGGCGCTGAACGGCAAGCAGATGGACGGCACCATCGTCCAGCACCCCTACCAGGAGGGCCAGATCGGCGTGCAGTCGGCGCTGGACGCGGTGGCGGGCAAGCCGGTGCCGCGCGACCAGAACTCCGACCTCGTCTTCGCGACGCCGGCGAACCTGTCCACGCCGGAAGTCCAGAAGTACGTGTACAAGAAAGAGTGCGGCAAGTGA
- a CDS encoding ester cyclase produces the protein MTETNEPGEPRDGGERAPRSAPQVSSTGRVMPADFSIALSEGRGVTLPDGDYSRRKQSLRGFEDHYTDIVDYIVRITHRIWEDQDIGYIYDTYAPGCRVFDDSGPRHGIEEMVAGTIQAIAAFPNMRHYADEVIWAGDDEQGFVTSHRALNIGDHTGHWRWGPPTRRRVNTWVIANCVIGDNEIYEEWVLYNTAAKLQQLGLDVAACAREFGNAGALRPYTEREQTEVERLQGGRKPVAVAEPDTSGPFDVEEWVRALFHNTYNRRDLSAVDRFYAPNVRWYGATNRQGYGRAQVRAMARALLATFPDLGVHVDEVYWMGNPDEGYRVSVRWGGAGTHKGYSLYGAPTGRQVHIWGMSQLYVRHGEIVEEWALFNEFDVMAQLLRDEPAALL, from the coding sequence GTGACGGAGACCAACGAGCCGGGAGAGCCGCGCGACGGGGGCGAGCGGGCCCCGCGGTCCGCGCCGCAGGTGTCGTCCACCGGACGTGTCATGCCGGCGGACTTCTCGATCGCCCTATCGGAGGGCCGCGGCGTGACGCTCCCCGACGGCGACTACAGCCGGCGGAAGCAGTCGCTGCGCGGGTTCGAGGACCACTACACCGACATCGTCGACTACATCGTCCGGATCACCCACCGCATCTGGGAAGACCAGGACATCGGCTACATCTACGACACCTACGCGCCGGGCTGCCGCGTCTTCGACGACAGCGGCCCGCGGCACGGGATCGAGGAGATGGTCGCTGGAACGATCCAGGCGATCGCCGCCTTCCCCAACATGCGGCACTACGCCGACGAGGTCATCTGGGCGGGCGACGACGAGCAGGGCTTCGTCACGTCCCACCGCGCCCTGAACATCGGCGACCACACCGGCCACTGGCGGTGGGGCCCGCCGACCCGTCGCCGCGTCAACACCTGGGTGATCGCCAACTGCGTCATCGGGGACAACGAGATCTACGAGGAGTGGGTCCTCTACAACACGGCGGCCAAGCTGCAGCAGCTCGGCCTCGACGTGGCGGCCTGCGCCCGCGAGTTCGGGAACGCCGGTGCGCTGCGGCCGTACACCGAACGCGAGCAGACCGAGGTGGAACGGCTGCAGGGCGGGCGCAAACCCGTCGCCGTCGCCGAACCCGACACCTCCGGACCGTTCGACGTGGAGGAGTGGGTCCGCGCCCTCTTCCACAACACCTACAACCGCCGCGACCTCAGCGCCGTCGACCGGTTCTACGCGCCGAACGTCCGCTGGTACGGCGCCACCAACCGGCAGGGCTACGGCAGGGCGCAGGTGAGGGCGATGGCCCGCGCCCTTCTGGCGACGTTCCCGGACCTCGGCGTCCACGTCGACGAGGTCTACTGGATGGGCAACCCGGACGAGGGCTACCGGGTCAGCGTGCGCTGGGGCGGCGCGGGCACCCACAAGGGCTACTCGCTGTACGGCGCCCCGACGGGCCGCCAGGTGCACATCTGGGGCATGTCGCAGCTCTACGTCCGGCACGGTGAGATCGTCGAGGAGTGGGCGCTGTTCAACGAGTTCGATGTGATGGCGCAACTGCTCCGTGACGAGCCGGCCGCGCTGCTCTGA
- a CDS encoding nitrilase-related carbon-nitrogen hydrolase, which translates to MAPMATRVTCVQFAPVLGDPAGNIRRARSAIRAAVANGARIVVLPELTTSGYLFASAEEARRASIGADDTRLAEWSGEAARGDAVVVAGFCEKAADGRVHNSAVVLDGTGVRAVYRKVHLWDREKTLFTAGRAEPPVLDTPYGRIGVLVCYDLEFPEMPRALALRGADLIAVPTNWPVVPRPDGEHPPEVVAAMAAARASRVFVACCDRSGLERGERWTRGTVLVDPDGWIRASTGTEDGHATADLDLVAARGKRLTDLADVIADRRPELYGELVRTGRTAPGGTEVS; encoded by the coding sequence ATGGCACCGATGGCGACCCGGGTGACGTGCGTGCAGTTCGCGCCCGTCCTCGGCGACCCGGCCGGCAACATCCGGCGCGCCCGCTCGGCGATCCGCGCCGCCGTCGCGAACGGCGCGCGGATCGTCGTGCTGCCCGAACTCACGACCTCGGGCTACCTGTTCGCGAGCGCGGAGGAGGCCCGGCGGGCGTCCATCGGCGCGGACGACACGCGGCTGGCGGAGTGGTCCGGCGAAGCGGCGCGCGGCGACGCCGTGGTCGTCGCCGGGTTCTGCGAGAAGGCCGCGGACGGCCGGGTCCACAACAGCGCGGTGGTGCTGGACGGAACCGGGGTGCGCGCCGTCTACCGAAAGGTCCACCTGTGGGACCGCGAGAAGACGCTGTTCACGGCCGGCCGAGCGGAGCCGCCCGTGCTCGACACCCCGTACGGCCGGATCGGCGTGCTGGTCTGCTACGACCTGGAATTCCCCGAGATGCCCCGTGCCCTGGCGCTGCGGGGAGCCGACCTGATCGCGGTGCCGACCAACTGGCCGGTGGTGCCCCGCCCGGACGGCGAGCATCCGCCCGAGGTGGTGGCCGCGATGGCCGCCGCCCGCGCCAGCCGCGTCTTCGTCGCCTGCTGCGACCGCTCCGGGCTCGAACGCGGGGAGCGGTGGACGCGGGGCACCGTCCTCGTCGACCCGGACGGCTGGATCCGGGCGAGCACCGGAACGGAGGACGGCCATGCGACGGCCGACCTCGACCTCGTCGCGGCGCGCGGGAAGCGGCTGACCGACCTGGCCGACGTCATCGCCGACCGGCGGCCCGAACTGTACGGGGAACTCGTGCGGACCGGCCGCACGGCGCCCGGCGGCACCGAGGTCAGCTGA
- a CDS encoding LysR family transcriptional regulator gives MTLNQLRAFLLTVRTGSFTAAAAELKMAQASVSELIRRMEEEAGLALFIRGGRRLVLTSAGAELLPFAEQAVSSVDEGRAALRSIGSLDGGAVTFGLLRNASYYLLPDLAQQFHEAFPNVRLRLVGQNSSEVATAVSKGELEAGLVVLPVEDAGLRVTPLIRDEVFYASADPERLAAPMTIHRMAEADLVMYDARYGWSDPTRRQIAERAQLEGLRIEPIIEVEHVEAALALVARGVGDTIISRAVADSPFCPPEVGTVSFAEPLYDTIAFIQRTSSVLSPGARELARRARSTLLAGITDPAQRVYPATGGTARRRPGVS, from the coding sequence GTGACCCTGAATCAGCTGCGCGCGTTCCTGCTCACCGTCCGGACGGGATCCTTCACCGCCGCCGCGGCGGAGCTGAAGATGGCGCAGGCGTCGGTGTCGGAGCTCATCCGCCGGATGGAGGAGGAGGCCGGGCTGGCGCTGTTCATCCGGGGCGGCCGCCGGCTCGTCCTGACCTCGGCCGGCGCGGAGCTGCTGCCGTTCGCCGAGCAGGCCGTCTCCTCGGTGGACGAGGGGCGCGCGGCCCTGCGGTCCATCGGCTCCCTGGACGGCGGCGCCGTGACCTTCGGCCTGCTGCGCAACGCCTCCTACTACCTGCTGCCCGACCTCGCCCAGCAGTTCCACGAGGCGTTCCCGAACGTCCGGCTCCGGCTCGTCGGGCAGAACTCCAGCGAGGTCGCCACGGCCGTCTCCAAGGGAGAGCTGGAGGCCGGCCTGGTCGTGCTGCCGGTGGAGGACGCCGGGCTGCGGGTGACGCCGCTCATCCGGGACGAGGTCTTCTACGCCAGCGCCGACCCCGAACGGCTCGCGGCGCCCATGACGATCCACCGCATGGCGGAGGCCGACCTGGTCATGTACGACGCCCGGTACGGGTGGTCCGACCCGACCCGCCGCCAGATCGCCGAACGGGCCCAGCTGGAGGGGCTGCGGATCGAGCCGATCATCGAGGTGGAGCACGTCGAGGCGGCGCTGGCCCTGGTCGCCCGGGGCGTCGGCGACACGATCATCTCCCGGGCCGTCGCCGACAGCCCGTTCTGCCCGCCCGAGGTCGGGACCGTGTCGTTCGCCGAACCCCTGTACGACACCATCGCCTTCATCCAGCGCACGTCGTCGGTGCTGTCGCCGGGCGCCCGGGAACTGGCGCGGCGCGCGCGGAGCACCCTGCTGGCCGGGATCACCGATCCGGCGCAGCGCGTCTACCCGGCGACGGGAGGAACCGCCCGGCGCCGTCCCGGCGTCAGCTGA
- the hisD gene encoding histidinol dehydrogenase: MITFLKEAVASEQIAADNGRVAQTVRGILDDVRVRGDAAVRDHSARFDDWTPAAFRLTAGQIDEIVARVPRQVIEDIEWVQAQVRAFAERQRASITDFEVETLPGVRLGQRNLPVRAVGAYVPGGRYPLTASAHMTIVTAKVAGVSRVAACTPPIRGEVPAATVAAMHLAGADEIHLLGGVQAMAALAIGTESMERVDMIAGPGNAYVAEAKRQLFGEVGIDLFAGPTEILVIADDAADPFVVAVDLLSQAEHGPDSPAVLVTTSEQVARRAMAHVERLLGDMPTRDFAAPAWRDHGQVLVVDDLDEAFAVADTFASEHVQVLTREPRQALEKMHDYGALFLGEGTCVSYGDKVIGTNHVLPTRGSARFTGGLWVGKYLKTVTYQEVTDPEASAMLGEVCGRAARVELFEGHARSGDVRAAKYRGGALPWSDHSFTGVRADA; the protein is encoded by the coding sequence ATGATCACCTTTCTGAAGGAGGCCGTCGCCTCCGAGCAGATCGCCGCCGACAACGGCCGCGTCGCGCAGACCGTCCGCGGCATCCTCGACGACGTCCGCGTCCGCGGCGACGCGGCGGTCCGCGACCACTCCGCCCGCTTCGACGACTGGACCCCCGCCGCCTTCCGGCTGACCGCGGGCCAGATCGACGAGATCGTCGCCCGGGTGCCCAGGCAGGTCATCGAGGACATCGAGTGGGTCCAGGCGCAGGTCCGGGCCTTCGCGGAACGCCAGCGCGCCTCCATCACCGACTTCGAGGTGGAGACCCTGCCCGGGGTGCGCCTCGGCCAGCGCAACCTGCCGGTCCGCGCGGTCGGCGCCTACGTGCCCGGCGGGCGCTACCCGCTCACCGCGTCCGCGCACATGACGATCGTGACCGCGAAGGTCGCCGGGGTCTCGCGGGTGGCGGCCTGCACACCGCCGATCCGCGGTGAGGTGCCCGCCGCCACCGTCGCCGCGATGCACCTCGCCGGGGCGGACGAGATCCACCTGCTCGGCGGCGTCCAGGCGATGGCGGCGCTGGCGATCGGCACCGAGTCGATGGAGCGCGTGGACATGATCGCCGGACCGGGCAACGCCTACGTCGCCGAGGCCAAGCGGCAGCTGTTCGGCGAGGTCGGCATCGACCTGTTCGCCGGGCCCACCGAGATCCTCGTGATCGCCGACGACGCCGCGGACCCGTTCGTGGTGGCCGTGGACCTGCTGAGCCAGGCCGAGCACGGCCCCGACTCGCCGGCGGTGCTGGTCACCACCAGCGAGCAGGTGGCGCGCAGGGCGATGGCGCACGTGGAACGGCTCCTCGGCGACATGCCGACCCGCGACTTCGCCGCGCCGGCCTGGCGCGACCACGGGCAGGTCCTCGTCGTGGACGACCTGGACGAGGCCTTCGCCGTCGCCGACACCTTCGCCTCCGAGCACGTCCAGGTCCTCACCCGCGAACCGCGGCAGGCCCTGGAGAAGATGCACGACTACGGCGCGCTCTTCCTCGGCGAGGGCACCTGCGTGTCGTACGGGGACAAGGTGATCGGCACCAACCACGTGCTGCCCACCCGGGGCAGCGCCCGGTTCACCGGCGGCCTGTGGGTCGGCAAGTACCTCAAGACCGTCACCTACCAGGAGGTGACCGACCCGGAGGCCAGCGCGATGCTCGGCGAGGTGTGCGGCCGCGCCGCCCGGGTGGAGCTGTTCGAGGGGCATGCCCGCTCCGGCGACGTCCGCGCCGCGAAGTACCGGGGCGGAGCACTGCCGTGGAGCGACCACTCCTTCACGGGGGTGCGCGCCGATGCCTGA
- a CDS encoding SDR family NAD(P)-dependent oxidoreductase — protein MPDVPGDVLDGVRGRTAVVTGAGNGLGRAIALALGDAGVRVVATGRTRANLEETARLLTDRGAGARVVEADVADAGSVAALASAVAGEDVSIVVNCAGVAGPVRPLTEIEPDEWDAVFAANVRGTYLVCRALIPLLLTRGSGDIINIASVSGKRPLAMRTPYTASKMAVIGLTTTLGAEVGPLGIRVNSLSPGPVRGPRMERNFRLEAARLGITEQEAETAFASRAALGRLIEEDEVGRAVVAMLMMSGLHCADIDLSAGMVAR, from the coding sequence ATGCCTGACGTGCCGGGCGATGTGCTCGACGGCGTGCGCGGCCGGACGGCGGTGGTCACCGGTGCCGGGAACGGCCTCGGCCGCGCCATCGCCCTCGCCCTCGGGGACGCCGGGGTACGGGTGGTCGCCACGGGGCGCACGCGGGCGAACCTGGAGGAGACGGCCCGGCTCCTGACCGACCGGGGCGCCGGCGCCCGCGTCGTCGAGGCCGACGTCGCCGATGCCGGCTCGGTGGCGGCCCTGGCGTCGGCGGTCGCCGGCGAGGACGTGTCCATCGTGGTCAACTGCGCGGGCGTCGCCGGACCGGTCAGGCCGCTCACCGAGATCGAGCCGGACGAGTGGGACGCGGTGTTCGCCGCCAACGTGCGCGGCACCTACCTCGTCTGCCGCGCGCTGATCCCCCTCCTCCTCACGCGCGGCTCCGGCGACATCATCAACATCGCGTCCGTGAGCGGCAAGCGGCCGCTGGCGATGCGCACCCCCTACACCGCCTCGAAGATGGCCGTGATCGGCCTCACCACCACGCTCGGCGCGGAGGTCGGCCCGCTCGGGATCCGGGTCAACTCGCTGTCACCCGGCCCCGTCCGCGGCCCCCGCATGGAGCGCAACTTCCGGCTGGAGGCCGCCCGCCTCGGCATCACCGAGCAGGAGGCCGAGACGGCCTTCGCCTCCCGTGCCGCTCTCGGCCGCCTCATCGAAGAGGACGAGGTCGGACGCGCCGTGGTGGCGATGCTGATGATGTCGGGGCTGCACTGCGCCGACATCGACCTGTCGGCCGGCATGGTCGCGCGGTGA
- a CDS encoding alpha/beta fold hydrolase produces the protein MRSAASSPWRSCGAPPPGSPGSRCSTPAPARARPPSAGWARLAERVGRGEFAAVAAESARTTLPAVRRADPDLVSRNERMAGTVGPDGLLRQLRAQASRIDLHPSLAAIDVPVLVLSGELDEVSPPALQRALAEPIRTARHEVVPDCGHMSPLERPAEVAARLRRWLAR, from the coding sequence ATTCGCTCGGCGGCATCGTCGCCATGGAGATCGTGCGGCGCGCCCCCGCCCGGATCACCCGGCTCGCGCTGCTCAACACCAGCGCCGGCGCGGGCTCGTCCGCCCAGCGCCGGATGGGCGCGGCTCGCCGAACGGGTCGGACGAGGCGAGTTCGCGGCGGTCGCCGCCGAGTCGGCGCGGACGACGCTGCCCGCCGTCCGGCGCGCCGACCCCGACCTGGTCTCCCGCAACGAGCGCATGGCCGGCACCGTGGGGCCGGACGGCCTGCTGCGGCAGCTCCGCGCGCAGGCGTCGCGGATCGACCTCCACCCCTCGCTGGCCGCGATCGACGTCCCGGTCCTGGTGCTGAGCGGTGAGCTGGACGAGGTGAGCCCGCCCGCCCTCCAACGGGCGCTTGCGGAGCCGATTCGGACGGCGCGCCACGAGGTCGTCCCGGACTGCGGGCACATGTCCCCTCTGGAACGTCCCGCCGAGGTCGCCGCCCGGCTCCGGCGGTGGCTCGCGAGGTGA
- a CDS encoding LacI family DNA-binding transcriptional regulator: MRVTSLDVARAAGVSQSTVSRALRGHPGIPPETARRVREAAARLRYVPSERARDLVTRSSRRVAMVVDLDNPLWSLLVGRLCDELDRRRYRLSLIAEHGDPEDIESHVLGGTVDGVIVSTASRGSRLPGVLRERGVPAVLLHRYAEDVPLDACVADDRLGARLGTRILLEAGHREVGALLGPRTASTAREREDGYRSALADAGIDPDPAWIRHGGFDFGHGRSAVAAMVAERRLPRALFCANDTIALGAMNGAHELGLRVPDDLALVGFDDLEQAAWPLVGLTTIRVPFEDMLRSAVDRLLERIAGDDGGPRRVVHPVEPVLRTSHAGG; the protein is encoded by the coding sequence ATGCGAGTGACGAGCCTGGACGTGGCGCGCGCCGCCGGAGTGTCGCAGTCCACCGTGTCGCGGGCGCTGCGCGGCCACCCGGGCATCCCGCCCGAGACCGCGCGGCGCGTCCGGGAGGCGGCGGCGCGGCTGCGCTACGTCCCGAGCGAACGGGCGCGCGATCTGGTCACGCGGAGCAGCCGCCGCGTCGCGATGGTGGTCGATCTCGACAACCCGCTGTGGTCGCTCCTGGTCGGGCGGCTGTGCGACGAGCTGGACCGGCGCCGCTACCGGCTCTCCCTGATCGCCGAGCACGGTGATCCGGAGGACATCGAGTCGCATGTGCTCGGCGGCACGGTGGACGGCGTGATCGTCTCCACCGCGTCACGGGGCTCGCGGCTCCCGGGCGTCCTGCGCGAGCGCGGGGTGCCGGCGGTGCTGCTGCACCGCTACGCCGAGGACGTTCCGCTCGACGCCTGCGTCGCCGACGACCGGCTCGGCGCCCGGCTCGGCACCCGGATCCTGCTGGAGGCCGGGCACCGTGAGGTCGGCGCGCTGCTCGGACCGCGCACGGCGAGCACGGCGCGCGAGCGGGAGGACGGCTACCGGTCCGCGCTCGCGGACGCCGGGATCGACCCCGACCCGGCCTGGATCCGGCACGGGGGGTTCGACTTCGGGCACGGGCGTTCGGCGGTGGCGGCCATGGTCGCGGAGCGCCGGCTCCCGCGTGCGCTGTTCTGCGCGAACGACACGATCGCCCTGGGTGCGATGAACGGCGCGCACGAGCTCGGGCTGCGGGTGCCGGACGATCTCGCCCTGGTGGGCTTCGACGACCTGGAGCAGGCGGCGTGGCCGCTGGTCGGGCTGACCACGATCCGCGTGCCGTTCGAGGACATGCTGCGCAGCGCCGTGGACCGGCTCCTGGAGAGGATCGCGGGGGACGACGGCGGGCCGCGACGCGTCGTCCACCCCGTCGAGCCCGTCCTGCGCACCTCGCACGCGGGCGGCTGA